The following proteins are encoded in a genomic region of Melopsittacus undulatus isolate bMelUnd1 chromosome 8, bMelUnd1.mat.Z, whole genome shotgun sequence:
- the CAVIN2 gene encoding caveolae-associated protein 2 gives MGEAAGGSAVPPLPPSEAVGGQVNALTVLALLEKLVSMLEAVEGQQRQMEQRQRGLEGAVRGIQGDLGKLCRSHGATGEAVEKLLEKSRKVCAHTRAVRERLERQCDQVRRLEQHHAQLLRRDRFKVLIFQEENEIPASVFAKEPVPSITEGKEEPVDENKTLEETLQTVELHSDDEMFHEEDDLDDSAEEKTEESRAEKLKRSSLKKVDSLKKAFSRQNIEKKMNKISTKIVSPERREKIKKSLTVHHQKSSSSKSSGFKVSPLMFNVKKVREGESPAEAEDRPTETASNDQGENEDEVSFTSMHSDMTPTTSLTEEGKAVADSLEKEARMEGNAMMNNNIELSIVEDDEEYGVPLQVSSQKHYDERNNPVGAEMEQSDEETTQAAVLQIDQTA, from the exons ATGGGGGAAGCAGCGGGAGGCAGCGCGGTGCCTCCGCTGCCGCCGTCGGAGGCGGTCGGGGGGCAAGTGAATGCCCTGACCGTGCTGGCCTTGCTGGAGAAGCTGGTGTCGATGCTGGAAGCGGTGGAAGGGCAGCAGCGGCAGATGGAGCAGAGGCAGCGGGGTTTGGAAGGGGCGGTGCGGGGTATTCAGGGAGACCTGGGGAAACTGTGCCGCAGCCACGGGGCGACAGGGGAAGCGgtggagaagctgctggagaagtCGCGGAAGGTGTGCGCTCATACCCGCGCCGTGCGGGAGCGGCTGGAGAGGCAGTGCGACCAGGTGCGGCGCTTGGAGCAGCATCACGCACAGCTCCTCCGGCGGGACCGCTTCAAGGTGCTCATCTTCCAG gaggaaaatgagATCCCTGCCAGTGTTTTTGCAAAAGAGCCTGTTCCCAGcattacagaaggaaaagaagaaccTGTGGATGAGAACAAAACACTGGAAGAAACCTTGCAAACAGTGGAGTTGCACTCGGATGATGAAATGTTTCACGAGGAAGATGATTTGGATGACAgtgcagaggagaaaacagaagaatcaAGAGCTGAGAAACTTAAAAGATCCAGCCTTAAGAAGGTAGACAGCCtcaagaaagcattttctcGCCAAAACATCGAGAAGAAGATGAACAAGATCAGCACAAAGATTGTCTCCCCTGAACGGAGAGAAAAGATCAAGAAATCGCTTACTGTACATCATCAAAAGTCCTCTTCTTCAAAGAGTTCAGGTTTCAAAGTATCGCCCCTCATGTTCAACGTAAAGAAAGTCCGTGAAGGAGAAAGTCCTGCTGAAGCTGAGGACAGACCAACAGAAACTGCAAGCAATGACCAAGGTGAGAATGAGGATGAAGTGTCATTCACCAGCATGCACTCAGATATGACCCCTACCACCTCACTGACCGAGGAGGGCAAAGCAGTAGCCGATTCTCTAGAGAAGGAAGCAAGAATGGAAGGGAATGCCATGATGAACAACAACATCGAGCTGTCCATTgttgaagatgatgaagagtATGGGGTGCCTCTACAAGTTTCTAGCCAGAAACACTATGATGAAAGAAACAACCCAGTTGGCGCAGAAATGGAACAATCTGATGAAGAAACGACCCAAGCAGCTGTCCTGCAGATAGACCAAACAGCGTAA